gaatctatcagagatgaatgtaGGGCCAAAGCTTGTGTTCCAGatagtggtccttttaatgctggtgtagaatcatatgagtgcttaaagtgcacctaaccccaaaatatttttttcgctaaaatgaatctttgcaactgctcgaaacgcattgcggccattttttcatttttctaacaaatcctggcattttataggcttcgaaagttgcgaaaatccaagcatcttttgttcacgaccgattcagaaggggagtggatctattcctgatttgacgtcacaaactgatttacattgcattaactctttgtaaatatgcatgcaaagtagattgtgtcCAGTACGAACACAAGCGGGACGTCTTCATTCGTGTCTTTGCAGTCCAGCGAGTCTGTTGTTGTTTCCTCGCTACTGGTGAGCGTTCCGGCTTCGGCAAATCCACTTCCGACGGCCTCAACTGCTGTTCTTTCACCTGATCTGGTGTCACTCATTAATCAGGCTGTTCAGGCGGCTGTTCAGGCTTCGCAAAGGCAACCACAACCAGCGATTGCGGGTCCCGTCTCCTGTTCTGGCGCCAGTTCGTCATCTGCATAGTTGGGCGGTTTAGCTTCGACGTTTTTCGCCGCTGGAACGGGCTTTCAGGTCGACCATGAACGCACAGCTCTTCACTTTTCACGCTGGTCGTTCGCGGGGAATTACCATCTCTAATTCTGTTTCCTTCCAGTCTCTCCATCCCCTTGCCCCCGGTGTCCGTGGTTAGCCCTCTTAAGCCTGAAGTGTTTGCTGCCAAGTTGTCCCAACATCCAGACCAACATCTAGTCGCCTTTGTCTTGGACGGCCTCAGGAATGGCTTTCGCCTGGGATTTCAGCATTCCAAGAAATTGAAATCAGCTAAGTCAAACAAGGCCGCTGCTAATCAACACTCCGAGGTCATTGACCGCTACTTGGCTAACGAGGTCTCCCTTGGGAGGGTTGCAGGACCTTTTTCCTCCCCACCTTTCCCTCATTTGCACGTTAGCAGCTTTGGAGTTATCCCCAAAAAGGGTCAACCAGGCAAGTGGAGGCTCATAGTGGACCTCTCATCTCCCGGTGGGCTAAGTGTTAATGATGGCATTGACCCTGACGAGTTTACCATGCAATACATCAAGGTTGATCAGATCATTCGTATGATCTCAAGCTATGGCTTAGGTGCCCTGATTGCTAAATTCTATGTCGAGGCAGCCTACTGCAACATAGCTGTCCATCCATCTGATCGATATCTCCTGGGTATGAGATGGCAGAAGCACTATTATGTTGCTTTAGCGTTACCATTTGGCCTCCGCTCTGCtctttatattttcaattctgTGGCTGACATGGTGGAGTGGATTCTCCTTCATACGTACAATGTTTCTGCGCTGTTACATTATTTAGACGATTTTATTACTGCAGGACCGCCGGATACTAACCAATGTGCTGAGAACTTAGCCACTTCCATAGCTGTTTGCCGCTCCTTAGGACTTCCACTCCACCCGGATAAGTGCATTGGCCCGTCCACACGTTTAGTTGTTTTGGGCATTGAGTTAGACTCAGTGGCTCAGGTGGCCTGTCTCCCCTTGGACAAGCTCTTTGCTTTACAGGTGCTGCTGCAGTCGTGGCGGAATCGTCGCTGGTGTACTCGGCGCGAACTGGAGTCCCTCATTGGCCACTTGCATCATGCCGCCATGGTCGTGTGGCCCGGTCGTACCTTCCTGCGTCTATGATCAATCTGCTCCAGTGTTTTCGTAAACGGGACCATCCGATCCGCCTGAATTCTGAATTTCACCTGGATCTTCAGTGGTGGCTTCAGTTTTTGTCCTCTTGGCATGGCGTCTATTTTTGGTTGTTTCCCGGCATGTCGGCCTCCCCTGATCTCGAAGTTACATCGGACGCATCCGGTTCCCTTGGCTTTGGTGCTTACTTCAATGGGGAGTGGTTCAGCGGCGCATGGGTTTCTTCTCAAGCCTCTCACTCTATCGCCTATAAAGAGTTGTTCCCGATTATCATTGCCGCTCATGTTTGGGGGCCTCACTTCGCCAGGCGCCATGTTCTGTTTCGCACCGACAACGAGGCAGTGGTTTATATCCTCAACTCCAGAACATCCAGGATTCCCGTGTTAATGCGCCTGCTTCGCCATCTTCTCGCCTCAGCGGCGCGTTTCAATTTCTCCTTTGCCTCTCAGCATGTTCCGGGGGTTCATAATTGCATTGCTGACGCTTTGTCCCGCTTTCATTGGCAGGAGTTCCGGAGGTTAGCACCCCAGGCTCAGAAGCTTCCAGTGTCCATTCCACCTCATCTCCTGGAAGAATTGATCGGCTCTCATTAGAGCAGCAGTGCCAGTTCCTGTTAGCCCATGGTTTGGCTGACTCCACTCGGAGATCTTACGCATCTGGCCAGAGGAAATTCGTCAACTTCAGTGCGCAATTGGGCAAGTTGCATCCCAGTGGCTCCCCGTGCCCCACCGATGAATACGTTGTGCTTCTTTGCCACTTTTCTGGCTGGATCGGTTCAGCACTCTTCGACCAAAGTTTACCTTTCAGTGGTTCGTGCCCTGCATATCGAAGAAGGCTTCCCAGACCCTCTGGTCAACTGTCTACGTTTGCAGCGGGTTCTTCGAGGAATCAAACGGACCCAAGGTTCCCCTCAAGCTCAGCGCCTTCCAATTACGGATCACATTTTGATGATCATCTTTAGGTCTTTAGATTTATCTATTTTCGACCACTGCACGTTTTGGGCCACCTTCAACCTAGCATATTTCGGCTTCCTCAAATCTGCTGAATTTACTGTTCCTAATTTGGCTAGTTTCACCCCGGCACTCCACGTAAGTGTCGGTGACATTTCGGTAGACTCTGACGCCAATCCTTCCTGCTTGCGTGTGCGGATTAAAGCCTGCAAGACTGACCCTTTTCGGAAAGGCCGCTTTGTCCACATTGGCCGGGGACGCTTTCCTCTGTGCGCCCTTCAAGCTGTTTTGGCCTATTTGGCAGTGAGAGGAAACTTGGGTGGCcctctctttcttttccaggaTGGTCGGCCCCTAACTCGCGCTGTCCTCACTGCTCGTCTCAGAGAAATCCTTGCTGGAGCAGGTGTGTCGGGCAATTTCTCCAGTCACAGTTTCCGCATTGGTGCGGCCACGGTGGCAGCTCGCAACGGCGTCCCTGATCACCTTATTCAGGCCTTGGGTCGTTGGTGTAGTTCAGCTTACCAGTTGTACATTCGCACTCCATCCGGGTCATTGGCTTCCCTCTCTTCTCATCTCGCTGCTGGCTCAGTTGGCTCGTGACCCGGGTATACGTGGGAATTCATGCGGATCGCAGGAAATCACGCCGATCGCAGGCAATCAAGCTGACCAGTCCTCCTCAGTTTTTCAGGGTCGCTTGCGGCTTGCTTGCGCCTGCCTGCGGTGGCTGGCCAGGACATGGCAATTTCCGGGTTCAGTTCCTACTTCAGGCAGAACCTTCTTCATGCCTCGCGGCCGGAGGAGCTGTGGCGGACCTTGCTTTAGTGCCTCCTTTTCACCTTGCCTCGGCTAGCGGACTTCTCAGTCTTATTTCATGATCAGCTTCACGGTACTCGGGTAAGTGTCGTCCAGTGTTGCGTCTTGAGCTGGGAGTGGGTGCTTGTGTGAGTTTGGGTGGTGGCGCAGGTTCCACGTCTTCTCTGTTCGCGGCCCCTTCGCCTTCCAAGCACCCTTGGGGTGGTCTTTGGGTGGTGGCCGCTCTCAGAGTTGCCGTGGAGGC
Above is a window of Montipora capricornis isolate CH-2021 chromosome 6, ASM3666992v2, whole genome shotgun sequence DNA encoding:
- the LOC138053486 gene encoding uncharacterized protein, whose protein sequence is MVWLTPLGDLTHLARGNSSTSVRNWASCIPVAPRAPPMNTLCFFATFLAGSVQHSSTKVYLSVVRALHIEEGFPDPLVNCLRLQRVLRGIKRTQGSPQAQRLPITDHILMIIFRSLDLSIFDHCTFWATFNLAYFGFLKSAEFTVPNLASFTPALHVSVGDISVDSDANPSCLRVRIKACKTDPFRKGRFVHIGRGRFPLCALQAVLAYLAVRGNLGGPLFLFQDGRPLTRAVLTARLREILAGAGVSGNFSSHSFRIGAATVAARNGVPDHLIQALGRWCSSAYQLYIRTPSGSLASLSSHLAAGSVGS